The Fodinibius saliphilus genomic interval CCTTGATAAATTGGGGTTACTCTTTGAACGCTACAACAAGCGTCTTTATCACTTTTTTTACCGGCTGACAGATCGCAGCGATCTCAGTGAAGATCTAGTGCAAGGTGTCTTCGAACGCATATTAAAATATCGAAATACGTATACCAACGATGGTTCTTTTTCTACGTGGATATTCCAAATTGCTCGAAACCTACAGGCCGATCACTATCGCAAGAATCAATACAGTGGTACCCCTGAAGAGTTTATCAACTGGGAGCAACTGGAAGACGACACCTTTGCTTACAAAGAAAAGTACCGGAGAAAAAATGAACTCAAACTTTTGCAACAAGCCATCAACAAACTGGATGACATCAAAAAAGAAACACTCATCCTGAGCCGGTTTGAAGGCTTTAAATACAAAGAAATTGCTAACATCATGGAGTGCTCGGAAAGTGCTGTTAAGGTTCGAATATTCCGTGCGCTACAAGAAATCGAAGTACATATAAAAGAATTCAACCGTAACGATTATGATTAACGAAAAACATATCGATCTGGTTATTGCCTATATCGATGATTCCATCACCACAGAGCAACGAGCCCGGCTAAACAACCTTATTGATCAAGGCAAAATAGATATCCTTGAGATCAAGCAGATGGAGGCTACTTACCAGAAGATGGACAAACTACCTGCTTCGGAACCCACGGAGAAGATGCATAACACCTTTTATACTATGCTCGAAGAGGAGAAAAAACAACAGGCTCCCCAGCGATTAACAATATTATTGAACCGCCTTAAAGCACTATTTCGCCCAATAGGAATTCGACGCATAGCCGTTGCATCAGTGATCTTCTTGGTTGGTATTTTTGCCGGCAATCTTCTTACCCCTTTCCAGGATTACCGCCAGCAGATGAATCAACTATCTGAGGAAGTATCAAAGATGCGCCAAGTTATGATGATGAGTCTGCTGGATAACCAGTCCTCTTCGGAACGCCTAAAAGCTGTAAATATAAGCACCAATATACAATCAGCCGATAGTCGAATGATTTCGGCACTACTTAAAACCTTAAATAATGATCCCAATGTAAATGTTCGGCTAGCTACAGTCGAAGCTTTGGTTCGACATGCCAGCAACCCAGATGTTCGGCAAGGTCTTGTACAGTCAATTTCTAAACAACAATCGCCGCAGGTTCAAGTAGCCTTGGCCGATGCAATGCTGGCAATGCAAGAACCCCGCTCTGTTGATGAACTTCAGAAGCTACTGCAACAAAACGGATTAAATGGTGCAGTACGTGATAAACTTGAAAATACTATTGCTGCCTTAGACAAAAACCCACAATCATTATGAAATACCCTAGCTTTATATTTCGTCCAACCATCACCATCGCCGTGCTTGCTACACTACTGGTACTAAACAAACCCTTCACGGCCTTGGGCCAAGGTGAAAGAGATACTATAAAAAAGGAGATAACATTTTCCGATATATCAGATACAGACAACATGCTTAAAATCATGAATCTAAATGGTTCTGTAACGGTTGAATCATACAACGGAAAAAGAATTTCCTTTACCATCAATGAAGAACTTTATGGCAGTAGTAAGAATATTAAACAAGCTAAAAACGAATTAAAATATAAATTTGAACAACGTGGAAACGTGGTTCTGGCCTATCTGGACGCCCCCTTTATCAAAGTTCGATTTGAAGATGGAGAAGTATATTACTCGGTCAATCGTAAGAATGATGATTATAAATTTGTTCACAATGTAGAGGTTAAAGTGCCGCAGGATGTACACCTTAAAACCTCTACTATCAACAAAGGAGATATAAAAATTGATGGTCATTTTAAAACGGTAGAGGCTCGTAATGTAAATGGGGCACTCAAGCTTTCACACCTGGTATCAAAAACAAAAGCCCATACCGTAAACGGTGATATTACACTTTCATATGATAAAGCGCCCAAGAATAACTCTTCCTTTAAAACTGTAAACGGAACAATCGACATCACTCTACCCGAGGACCTCTCTGCTGATATCTATTTTAAAAGTTTACACGGCGACCTATATACCGACTTCAAGGATGTGAAGCGTCTGAAGTCCCACACAGATATACAAACAAACTCGCACGGCTCCAAAGGCAAGTATTACTTGAGTAAACAGAGCCCTTTCCGAATCGGAGAAGGTGGTACTGAACTTAGCTTTAACGTTTTAAATGGCGATGTCTACATTCGAAAAAAATAACACGGCGATTAACCACAGACTATCTAAAAACCATTTGGGACAACATTTGAACACTAATAATTATAACAATCTAAAAACAAATAGTTATGAGAGCACTTAAATATATAACACTTCTTCTCTTTGCTAGCCTGTTTCCAATGCAAATTATGGCCCAAGAACAGATAGCTGTGCCCCTTTCTAAACCCGGAGAAGCGGGGATACTTGATATCGGCATTGTACGAGGTTCTATTACCGTAACTGGCTATGATGGTGAAGAAGTATTGGTAAGATACCAAGGAGATCGCAAGAAAGAACATGAAGTTACTAAGAATGGTCTGCGCAAAATTTCAACTAACTCCTCAGGCTTTGAAGTCAGCGAAGAAAATAATAAGGTGGAAATTAGCGGGGCTTCTCCCATGCAATCCATCGATTTTGAGGTCACCGTACCTCGCAACTTCTCACTCAACCTCTCAACTGTGAATGGTGGAGGAATTCATGTTGAAAATGTTCAGGGAGAAATGGACATCAGTAATGTTAATGGAGAAGTAAGCTTGACAAATGTTGGCGGGGCAGCGCTTGTAAATACAGTAAATGGAGATATCAAAGCCATTTTCCAAAACGTTTCTCCCAATAGCCCTATGGCTTTCAGTAATCTAAATGGAGATATCGATATAACTCTTCCGGCAAAAGCAAAAATAACAGCTAAAATGAAATCGGAATGGGGGGAAGTATTTACTGACTTTGAAATTGATATTAACCGAAACAAGCAAAAGAAGGTCAAATCTTCTGCTGATGACGGTGTCTATAAAGTTTCTGTCAATAACTGGATCTATGGAGACATCAACGGCGGCGGACCCGAATATCATTTCAAAAGTATGCGGGGCAATATTTATATCCGAAAAAAATAAAAATGCAACCTAATAAGCAGCTCCATGTCTACTAAAAAGAAGCATTCTAACCGATGAAAATATAATGACACACCTCCTGCATAAAAATTTAACAGCTGTACTTTTTTTCTGTTCTGCATTTCTATTTTAGCCTATGGTCAGGAAACCACAGTAACAGAAAAGAGAAAGCAAGATGATAGCCCCATGATCCATCGCTAAAACCCATAAAGCTACCAGCCGAATATGAAATAAAACTGGATGGAAAGCTAATTGAACAGGTCTGGACTACTGCCCAAGTAACCAGCAAATTTACGCAACGCATACCTGATGATGGGCAACCGGCTACAGAAAAACCGAAGTTCGTATAGTTTATTCCAATAATACTTTATATGTAGGAATTCCTGCTTATGACACTGCTAAGGATTCTAAAGCAGCTACCCTTTTCAGTGGATTCCAATAAAACCACTCTATCGGGTTATGCAGGCGAGCTTTCTTTTGGTAAGCTTGCTGGTAACCATTGGCGGGGCTCCCTCAGCTATTCCGTAGTTAGTCCGGGTTATGAAGTTAACGAAATCGGTCCACATGCTCTCTCCTATTTTCTTGCCTATAGAGAAACCTCACCCAAACTATTCCGCATTTATAACATGTGGGTTTTAGATGGTTATGGATGAAATTACGGTAGTGACTTGATTGGACATTTACGCCTTCTAAGCATACATAGCATAAAACGGCCTCATGTTTTCATGATCTGGGGACATTTTTATTGCGAAAAATCCTTCGTATTATTTTATCACACAACTATCAATTTATCTCTTATTTTTGACTGATGGATTTAAGCAACGAAATTGAACAGGCCCACCGACGTATTCGTGATGAAATTTTAAAAACTCCGCTACTTTATTCGAATTGGCTTAGCAATGTATGTGATGGTGATGTGTACCTTAAAATGGAAAGTGAGCAACTAACCGGATCATTTAAAGCACGAGGGAGCCTCAATAAATTGAAGTGGATGCAGGAGAATAACATAAAAAAAATGCCCGTTACAGCTTCCACAGGGAATCACGGACTTGGATTCGCCCGGGCATGTTCTCTTCTGGATATTAAAGGAAAGATTTTTCTTCCCCACAATGCTGTGTCCTCTAAAGTTGAAGCTATCAGAGGCTATGATACAGATATTGAATTTCACGGTGATGATCCCTATACCACAGAAAAGTATGCCCGCCAAACAGCAGACGATCAGGGATGGGTTTATGTTTCTCCTTATAACGATCCGCAAATCGTAGCTGGGCAAGGTACTATCGGAGTAGAAATGTTAAACCAACTCTCTGAAAAACCAGATAATATTCTAGCCACGGTTGGTGGAGGTGGACTAATTTCAGGTATTGGAACTTATATAAATGCAGAAGCTTCAACGACAAACATTATTGGCTGCCAACCAGAAAATTCGCCTGAAATGGGTATTAGCGTACGAGCCGGTGTATATAAAGAGTTTGAGTCAAAACCAACGCTTTCTGACGGTTCGGCAGGGGGTTTTGAACCCGACTCCATAACCTTTGACCTGTGTAAAAAATTAGTTGACGAATTTATCTTCATTTCTGAAGACGAAATCGCCGGGGCTATTCGTTCTATGATCGAACAACACAGTAAATTAGTGGAAGGATCGGCCGGCGTTGCAATTGCAAGCTTGCTTAAACATCCTAAGCAATTTACTAATCAAACAACTGTAATAGTCATTTGTGGCGCAAACATATCAACCGATAAATTACAATCGGTACTATGTAATTAAATCTTATATAATTAATTATTAATCTATTCCCTATGAGAGTAATAACAATACTATTTTCGTTACTTGTCTTCATTGGAACAGCTCATGCTCAAAATCAGGGTCAAATTTCTGTAAATGCTTCGGCACAGGTACTTTTACCAGCTGATATAATCTCTTTTCGCATAAACGTAAATGCAGAAGCCGATACCCCACAAGAAGTATATAAGCTGCACAAAGAGCGCGAAAGGGTGCTAGTCGAATTGCTCAAAAAACATGATATCAAAGATAAAAATATTAATTTTGACCCTATATCTATCCACTCACAATATGATCGATCTTATCAAAACAGGAAAAAAAAGCGAATTAGAACCCAACAAGCAGTAATACTCTCGCTGGGTAGTTTTGACATTTATGAAGAAATCCAATTAACCCTTATTAAAAATAACTTTGACGAGTTTAGTGGCAGCTTTTCATCCAGTAAAAAAGAGAAAGGTGAAGATAACGCTTTAAAAAAGGCACTGAAGTTAGCCCGTGAAAAAGCAGATACTATAGCTGATGAAACAGGACTTACTATATCTGGTATTGCCAACATCAACTATTCCTATAACCAGCATCCGCCCCGACCGGTAAAAATGATGGAACAAGCTGCTATGCCTTCTTCCGGCAGTTTATTGCAATTTGACCAAACGGTTAGCGTTTCGGCTCGTGTTTCTATCAATTATGACGTTGAAGAAAAGTAAATTTCACCAGAAAGCGTTATTATCCTTTTCCGATGATAATGCTTTATATGTTTATCATCATTTACTATTCATTATCAAAATCGATCTCAGGATTCCTATAAATAGGTATTTCATTCACTGCCTTAAAATAATCTCTGGCTTTCTGAATCTGTTGTGCATTGTTAAATGAATATGGCCAATACTGCTCCACATTACCCCGGCCCATATACATCTGCATCGTTCCTTGCGACTTATGTGCTGCTATTACCCAATTGCCGATAATTTTATAACTAAGGCGATCATTGTGGCCAAAGGTTTGTGTGCGATCAAACAGAAAGGGACCTTGATCTTTATTTATCTCTGAAATCGGATAGCCTTCTAGGGCACTATAACCAGTAGTATCATCCACAGAAGAAACAATATCAGTTGTAAGCACAACCGGTCTATCATCTTCTGGCAATTTGTTAATAGCTTGCAGTGTAAGTATAGCCGAAGCTTTATGATGGGCGTGGGTATCTTTCGATGGCATCATGGTAAATACAAAGTCATAATGTTGGTCCGAAAGGATTTTATGAAGTCGCTGTTTAATCCAGCTAATATTCCAGCTGTTTAAAGGATTTAATATATCTTTTGAGAATTTATCATCCACCTGGTCAAAAAAGAAATAGTTACGTATTCCCACAATCTCACCTCCTTTCATCAGCTCTCGCTTTCTGATCGCCGGCAGATATTCGCGGCCCACCTCTTCTTTATCCAGCTCGCGATCATAAATATAGTTTCCCAGCGTTGAGTACTTATATCCACCTTCGCCATTGGTCATAAGAGCTAAATCAACTTTCCCATCCAAAAGATGGGTTGTTTTGAAAACCGTGGCAGCAAAAAGCGCATCATCATCAGGATGTGCCGTCACTAACAAAATCTTTGGTTGATACTCAAGGTGTTGAGCTTCTATGTGCTGCTGTAACCCTACAAAACAGATTAAAAATACTATTAGAATCGATAAATTAAGCTTTCGCATAACAAGAATATTTTCAACTATTTAGAGTATGTCTCTTCTTTTCTTTTTTTCTTCAATATGGGTTTTAAGGTATCCCAAACCGTCTCTGCTATTATTTCATGTCCCTTTGCCGTTGGATGAATACCATCAGCTTGATTAAGCTCTGGATCTCCGGCCACCCCTTTCAGTAAGAAAGGGAGCAAGATAATATCATTCTTTCTTGCCAATTCAGGGTACATTTCTTTAAACTTTTCTGTGTATTCGGGTCCCAGGTTAGGAGGCACCTGCATACCGGTAATAATAATTTCAGCTTTGGGATACTGCTGTTCCACTTTATCAATAATCTTTTGCAGATTCTTTTTAGTGGCATCAAGATCAATACCCCGAAGCCCATCATTCCCTCCTAATTCAAGTACAAAAACAGAGACCGGTTGTCTTAGCATCCAATCTACCCGGCGAACCCCTCCTGCAGAAGTTTCCCCACTTAATCCAGCATTCACTGCTTGAAAATTCCATCCCAGCGAATCAATTCTTTGTTGTATCAGAGCCGGAAAAGCCTTTTTTGTATTAATCCCATAACCTGCCGTGATACTATCTCCAAAAAAGAGGATCCGTTGTTCCGAATCTTGAGCAGCAAGCAACAGTGGAAATAAGAGAAGTATAACAAATACTAATAAAAATCGTCTCATTAAGAAGAAAAAAGTTAAAGATTGTTTTAGCATTTTCATTAAAACTTAGGAACGCTTTTCTTAACGGAATGATTCAACCGTTTGAAGTTGTTTCAAACCATAATCTAACTATGATATTATTTTTATGGGTTCAAATCCAATTTTGGAAGTTACAAATCTTACACAACAATTTACGAATGGTGATCATAAGCTTACCGTACTTGATCATGTCGATTTTTCGATACAGGAAGGAACAATTTGTTCTGTAGTCGGTCCTTCGGGTAGTGGCAAAACCACTTTACTGGGATTATGTGCCGGACTTGACCGACCAACAACGGGGCAGGTAACACTTAACGAGGTACCACTGGGACCACTCGATGAAGATGAACGAGCAGAGGTCCGTAATAAGCATGTAGGCTTTGTTTTTCAAACCTTTCAACTTGTTCCTACGTTGACGGCTTTGGAAAATGTGATGGTTCCCCTGGAACTGCGGGGAATAAAATCATCTGAAGTACAAGAAGAAGCCGAAGAACTACTGACAAAGGTTGGTCTTGGAGATCGGTTTCAACACTACCCTACCCAACTCTCAGGAGGTGAGCAGCAGCGCGTAGCTATTGCCCGGGCTTTTATTAATAAGCCTAAAATACTATTTGCTGATGAACCTACGGGAAACCTTGATGCCGAAACAGGTTCAAAAATTGAAAACCTACTCTTTGATCTCAACAAATCACTCGGTACTACCCTTATTCTTGTAACACACGACCTTTCCCTGGCTAAACAATGTCAGCGTATAATCAGGTTAAAAAATGGGAAAATATTTAAGGATGAGTGGGTTACCTCTCCTGAAGCAGAACAGTTAAAATAACGCAGATCTTACTTTACTTATATGTCTTCTTTTTTTTCTGGTTGGTCATGGAAAATGGCTTGGCGCGATGCTCGGTCTAATAAAAAACGGCTTTTTGTTTATATATCAGCCATTATCATAGGTGTGGCTGCACAAGTTGCCATTACCTCATTTCGCGACAGCTTAAATACCACGATCAATAATCAATCAAAAGAACTTTTGGGTGCCGATCTCGAGATTGAGACTGAACAGCTTCCACCTGATACCCTCACAGCATATTTCAATAAACTTGGCGGTGAACAGGCTCAAATAACGGAATTCCCTTCTATGGTTCTTTTCCCAAAAGGAGGAAATTCTCGTCTCTCCAATATCCGCGCGCTAAAGGGTGCCTTCCCTTTTTATGGCACACTGGAAACGATACCCAGTGCTGCAGCCTCACAATTCAAATCTGACACTACAGCGCTGGTTGACCAAGCTCTTATGACCCAGTTTGGCATTGAAGTTGGCGACTCGGTTAAGGTGGGTAGCGTAACCTTTGCAATAAGTGGTGCAATTACCAAAGTACCCGGTGAAGCTGCTGCGGCATCGATGATTGGCCCCCGTATTTTTATCCCCCATTCAATGTTGGATTCAACAAAACTTGTTCAACGCGGGAGCCGAATAGAGTATAAACAGTACTTTAAATTTTCTGACGGCAGAGACCTAGCACCTATTGAGGCTAAACTGGACTCACTTGAAGAGAGTTTAGCTATGGATATTGACTATGAAACCGTAGAAGAACGACGCGAAGAGATTGGGGAAGCCATTGGGAATCTCGGAAAGTTTTTAAATCTCGTCGGCTTTATTGCCCTTCTTCTTGGTGGTATAGGGGTTGCAAGTTCTATTCATGTATATATTAATCAAAAAATTGAAACCGCATCCGTCCTGCGCTGCTTTGGGGCCTCATCAAATCAAACGATGAGTATCTTTCTCATACAAGCTATCGTGCTGGGATTTTTAGGTGCTTTGGCAGGTACTATTTTGGGGATTGGGATACAATATTTGCTTCCCGGTTTGGTAAGTGATTTCCTGCCTGTTAATGTGGAACTAACTATTTCATGGTTAGCTATTGGGTTGGGGTTGTTTACCGGCACTGGTGTGGCCCTGGCCTTTGCTTTATTACCACTGCTAGCCCTACGTAAAAGCTCTCCTTTGTATGCACTACGTAAAGTTGAAGGTACGATAACTTCACTGCTGCCTCGCAAAACAAAAGGTATCATCTATCTGACAATCACGCTTACTGTGATGGGGTATGCCAGCTTGCTTACAGAAAGTTGGCAAGTCGGTGGCATCTTTACCATTGGAATGGTTGTTTCTTTCGGATTACTATTTCTAGTGGCAAAGGGATTGATGTTATTAGTTCGACGTTTTTTTCCTTCGAACTGGACATACGTTTGGCGCCAGGGATTAGCAAATTTGTATCGTCCTCATAACCAGACCACTACTCTGATGCTCTCTCTGGGATTGGGAATGTTACTGGTAAGTACGCTCTATTTTAGCCAGGATATGCTGATGGAAGAACTAGATTTCGCAACTCGCGAAGATGCCCCTAACCTTATCTTCTTTGATATTCAACCTGATCAAAATGAGGGAATAAATACAATTCTAAACGAACAGAACGTTCCGGTTGTCCAAAATGTACCGATGGTCACGATGCGGCTGGACTCTCTGCGCGGCCGCGGCGTTCAAGAAATTACCAAAGATACTACCACTAAAGTTCGAGGCTGGGCGCTGCGGCGAGAATACCGATCTACCTATCGAGATTCATTAATAGGGTCAGAAACACTACTTAAAGGAGAATGGATTGGACAGGCTCCCGACACTGGCCGGGTCCCCGTTTCTGCAGCCAAACAAATTGTTGAAGATTTAAATCTATCTATTGGAGATTCCCTTACTTTTGATGTACAGGGCGTACCTATTGAAGCTTATGTAGGTAGTATTCGGGAAGTTGATTTTCAACGTGTTCAACCCAACTTCTTTATGCTCTTTCCAACCGGCGTGTTGGAACCGGCTCCGCAGATCTACGTCACTGTTACACGCACCCCTAATCAGGAAGCCTCTGCCCAGCTACAACAAACGGTGGTTCGTAAGTATCCCAATGTATCGGCAATAAATGTGAGTCGCATATTGGAAACGATTAATCAATTTATTGATAAAATCTCATTTGCCGTACAATTTATGGCACTCTTTAGCATTATCACGGGGCTTATTGTGTTGGGTAGTTCTGTAGCTACCAGTCGCTTTCAACGTATTAAAGAAAGTGTGTTATTGCGGACAATCGGGGCTAGCAAAAAGCAGATATTGAAAATATTATCCGTTGAGTACCTGTTTCTGGGTATTCTCTCTTCTTTAACGGGCCTTATATTATCATTAGGTGCCACCAGTTTATTAGGGTACTTCTATTTCGATATTACATTCACACCAAATCTATGGGTGATTTCTGTTGGTACTGTGGTGTTAACAGGACTCACTATTCTCATTGGGATGTTTAACAGTCGTAGCATCTACAAAAAAACGCCTCTCGAAGTACTACGACAAGAAGCAACCTAGTTTTATGGGTAACAATATCTGTCATATTGGATTTAATATTCATGAGATGAATGAATCACAACAGATATTACAGGTATGAAACTATCAAAACAGCTACTAACATTTATACTTTGTCTAGGAATATTATCACTTACCGCCAGAAACTGTAAAAACTGGAGTAAAACAGCCAAAGGCGGCACAGTTGGAGCAGGAGCTGGAGCCTTGGCAGGAGCTTTTATTGGAAAAGCCACAGGAGATAATACTGTCAAAGGTGCTATTATAGGAGCCGCAGTAGGCGGTACTGCCGGTGCTGCTATCGGGAACTATATGGATCGCCAAGCTCGTGAAATGCGAGAAGATCTCGAAAATGCTAAAGTGGAACGCGTTGGAGAAGGGATTAAAATCACCTTTGACTCTGGTATCTTATTTGATGTTGACTCATATACCCTCCGAGAACAGTCAAAGGAGAATATTGCAGAGCTCGCCGAAACGCTTAAAAAATATGATGACACCAATATCCTTTTCACTGGTCATACCGATAATACCGGTTCAAAAAGCTATAACAAAGAACTATCTGAGAAACGAGCAAAATCTGTGGCCAAATATACTGCCTTTGTAAATGTAAATTCTGGGCGCATGAAGATTATTGGCTACGGCGAAAACGATCCTATCGCTTCTAATAATACAGAGGCCGGGCGTCAACAGAATCGTCGGGTTGAAGTTGCTATTTATGCAAACGAAAAGCTCAAAAAAGCTGCCAAAAATGGCACCCTCAGTGACTAGTACCCTAATCATTTAGTTCTTGCGTATTAGAGAAGTCCCGTTAAGAGTGCGGGACTTCTCATTTTGATTACATTGATCTTGCCTGTAGTTTCAGTATGTTCAACTCAATTAACAAGCCGTTATGGACGCAAAGCAAAAAACCTACCTGGTCTCATTTATTATCCTGTTAATCTGCCTGCTTATAGCAGCAATCATCTATATCTATACCGGAAATATTATCATTGCCATCTTTTTTGCTCCTCCCATTATTCACTGGATTTTACAAAAGCGTAACCGTGATAAAAACCGTTAGCATATTTAATGAAATGTTAAAGAATCCAGTTTGTTTAATCTTCTAAGCTTAGACACATTAGAGGTATCATGTTAACCAAATTGCTGAAATATGGCTTCTCAAAATAAGTTCCATCATCTGTTGCCCTCCATCCGATTTCGTCAAAGTAAAAAGCAGTTAACTCCCGGAACAGCCCCCGGTACGGTAGAGCATATCGGTGAACGGCATATGGAAGAGATTAAAATTACAGTTGAAGACTATGATGCCGATCATTACGAAGAATTTATCATTGACAATATAGAAAATGCCCTTCCATATCTCGACAGTTCTACCAAAACATGGATACGGACCCAGGGACTTCACGATATTGAAAAGCTAAAATCCATATGGAATTTCTTTGGTCTTCATCCCTTAATCCAAGAAGATATTGTCAATACCTCTCAACGTCCTAAATTTGAGATTTATGATAATTGCATCTTCTTTGTTTTACGATTACTAACCTATTCTGAAGACCATCAAAATATTCAAACAGAGCAAATAAGTATTGTATTGGGTTCAGACTTTATTCTCTCTTTTCAAGAAACAGATACCAATCACTTTAAACCGGTACGAAAACGGATGGCTGAGAAAAAATCACGTATTCGTAGCCACAATGTCGATTATCTCGCATATGCCCTTATTGATACAGTAGTTGATAATTACTTCAATGTCATAGAAAATATTGCTAGCGAAATTGAGACCTTAGAAGAACAGCTATTAGAAGAGCCTGAAGATCAGTTGCTTGAAGATATTCACAAAAAAAGAAGAGAAATTATACACATTCGAAAAACAGTATGGCCTTTGCGTGATGCTATAAATTCGATCATTCGAGATGACTCAAAATTCATAGAAGATAATACAAAGTTATATCTTCGTGATGTCTATGATCATACAATCCAGGTTATTGATACTATCGAGAATTATCGAGATATGATACTTGGATTGCATGATATGTATATGTCTTATACAAGTAATAAGATGAACGAAGTAATGAAAGTTCTCACCGTAATCGCTACCATTTTTATTCCCTTAACATTTATCGCGGGTATTTACGGAATGAACTTTGATCCGCAAGTTAGCCCTTACAATATGCCAGAACTTAGTTGGTACTGGGGCTATCCGGCCTCATTATCACTTATGGTTGCTTCAGCCGTAGTTATGATTTTCTACTTTAAACATAAAGGATGGTTCTAAAAATCTAGTTAAATTCGTATTTTAACGTTTCAAATTTAACTTACTTCTATCATCATGGAAAACATCAAAATACTTGTCCCCCTTGACTTTTCAGATTTAGGAGCTCGAGCTCTTCATTCGGCACAAAAATTAGCTGACTTATTTGATGGAACAATTACTCCCTTCCACTCATACCTCCCCTTAAATGAAGTAGACGGCGGCCCCTATATGTTTGGTATGGGAACTACCTCAATAGAGAGCTATGATGAGATTGAAGATGCCCTTCATGAACGACTATCAAACCTAGCAATAGAAGCAATTGATGAAAGTCTAGTAACAGAACCCCTTATTTCCATTGGTAACCCTGCCCAATCCATTGTCGAAGACGCTAAAGATTTCGACATGATCGTAATGACTACCCACGGGCGTACCGGGTTCTCTCGTTTTTTCCTCGGTTCGGTCTCAGAAAAAGTACTTCGCCTTTCACATGTCCCGGTACTTATTGTA includes:
- a CDS encoding ABC transporter ATP-binding protein — protein: MGSNPILEVTNLTQQFTNGDHKLTVLDHVDFSIQEGTICSVVGPSGSGKTTLLGLCAGLDRPTTGQVTLNEVPLGPLDEDERAEVRNKHVGFVFQTFQLVPTLTALENVMVPLELRGIKSSEVQEEAEELLTKVGLGDRFQHYPTQLSGGEQQRVAIARAFINKPKILFADEPTGNLDAETGSKIENLLFDLNKSLGTTLILVTHDLSLAKQCQRIIRLKNGKIFKDEWVTSPEAEQLK
- a CDS encoding ABC transporter permease: MSSFFSGWSWKMAWRDARSNKKRLFVYISAIIIGVAAQVAITSFRDSLNTTINNQSKELLGADLEIETEQLPPDTLTAYFNKLGGEQAQITEFPSMVLFPKGGNSRLSNIRALKGAFPFYGTLETIPSAAASQFKSDTTALVDQALMTQFGIEVGDSVKVGSVTFAISGAITKVPGEAAAASMIGPRIFIPHSMLDSTKLVQRGSRIEYKQYFKFSDGRDLAPIEAKLDSLEESLAMDIDYETVEERREEIGEAIGNLGKFLNLVGFIALLLGGIGVASSIHVYINQKIETASVLRCFGASSNQTMSIFLIQAIVLGFLGALAGTILGIGIQYLLPGLVSDFLPVNVELTISWLAIGLGLFTGTGVALAFALLPLLALRKSSPLYALRKVEGTITSLLPRKTKGIIYLTITLTVMGYASLLTESWQVGGIFTIGMVVSFGLLFLVAKGLMLLVRRFFPSNWTYVWRQGLANLYRPHNQTTTLMLSLGLGMLLVSTLYFSQDMLMEELDFATREDAPNLIFFDIQPDQNEGINTILNEQNVPVVQNVPMVTMRLDSLRGRGVQEITKDTTTKVRGWALRREYRSTYRDSLIGSETLLKGEWIGQAPDTGRVPVSAAKQIVEDLNLSIGDSLTFDVQGVPIEAYVGSIREVDFQRVQPNFFMLFPTGVLEPAPQIYVTVTRTPNQEASAQLQQTVVRKYPNVSAINVSRILETINQFIDKISFAVQFMALFSIITGLIVLGSSVATSRFQRIKESVLLRTIGASKKQILKILSVEYLFLGILSSLTGLILSLGATSLLGYFYFDITFTPNLWVISVGTVVLTGLTILIGMFNSRSIYKKTPLEVLRQEAT
- a CDS encoding OmpA family protein; its protein translation is MKLSKQLLTFILCLGILSLTARNCKNWSKTAKGGTVGAGAGALAGAFIGKATGDNTVKGAIIGAAVGGTAGAAIGNYMDRQAREMREDLENAKVERVGEGIKITFDSGILFDVDSYTLREQSKENIAELAETLKKYDDTNILFTGHTDNTGSKSYNKELSEKRAKSVAKYTAFVNVNSGRMKIIGYGENDPIASNNTEAGRQQNRRVEVAIYANEKLKKAAKNGTLSD
- the corA gene encoding magnesium/cobalt transporter CorA, with translation MASQNKFHHLLPSIRFRQSKKQLTPGTAPGTVEHIGERHMEEIKITVEDYDADHYEEFIIDNIENALPYLDSSTKTWIRTQGLHDIEKLKSIWNFFGLHPLIQEDIVNTSQRPKFEIYDNCIFFVLRLLTYSEDHQNIQTEQISIVLGSDFILSFQETDTNHFKPVRKRMAEKKSRIRSHNVDYLAYALIDTVVDNYFNVIENIASEIETLEEQLLEEPEDQLLEDIHKKRREIIHIRKTVWPLRDAINSIIRDDSKFIEDNTKLYLRDVYDHTIQVIDTIENYRDMILGLHDMYMSYTSNKMNEVMKVLTVIATIFIPLTFIAGIYGMNFDPQVSPYNMPELSWYWGYPASLSLMVASAVVMIFYFKHKGWF